From Micrococcus porci, one genomic window encodes:
- a CDS encoding maltokinase N-terminal cap-like domain-containing protein, with protein sequence MSFIYSAQLDPDKNEWIRRALVAHGEDPDVPFTRAGSYRFDDPAGELGLEVMLVRVGGADDGRLVQTPLSYRSAARDGATVLLTAEHSVLGTRWIHDALTDPEAREVLRRGVAGELAQEVLEVHDEHGVRTGTRQPDMTVTAVGTGPAAGELDMPYELDPADTADGGRALVAEGDGFSGLVVARLV encoded by the coding sequence ATGTCCTTCATCTACAGCGCCCAGCTCGACCCCGACAAGAACGAGTGGATCCGTCGCGCCCTCGTGGCCCACGGCGAGGATCCGGACGTGCCGTTCACCAGGGCCGGCTCGTACCGGTTCGACGACCCGGCCGGGGAGCTCGGCCTCGAGGTCATGCTCGTCCGCGTCGGCGGTGCCGACGACGGGCGTCTGGTGCAGACCCCGCTGTCGTACCGCTCTGCGGCCCGCGACGGCGCGACCGTGCTGCTGACCGCCGAGCACTCGGTGCTGGGCACCCGGTGGATCCACGACGCGCTCACGGACCCCGAGGCGCGAGAGGTGCTCCGCCGCGGCGTCGCCGGAGAGCTCGCCCAGGAGGTCCTGGAGGTCCACGACGAGCACGGCGTCCGCACCGGAACGCGTCAGCCGGACATGACGGTGACGGCCGTGGGCACCGGCCCGGCCGCGGGCGAGCTCGACATGCCCTACGAGCTGGACCCCGCGGACACCGCCGACGGCGGGCGGGCGCTCGTCGCCGAGGGCGACGGGTTCTCCGGCCTTGTGGTGGCACGCCTGGTCTGA
- a CDS encoding FMN-binding glutamate synthase family protein, whose product MNSKTLAAAAAALGVAGVAVRDLTQKQHALRHNFPVLARARWALETIGPELRQYIVAANNEERPFSRDQRRWVYTSSKGKNNYYGFGTDNDVEHTSYAVVKHRTFSDVAPMSALALDPGKALPSAKVLGGPRGRRHAFRPNSVVNVSAMSFGSLSPQAITALNKGAALGGFMHNTGEGGLSDHHRQGGDLMLQIGTGYFGCRDAHGNFDMEKLAAVVESAPVRALEIKLSQGAKPGLGGHLPGAKVNAEIARIRGVEEGKDVASPSRHSEFSTVDEMLDFVERVAERTGLPVGIKSAVGDLGFWHELADAMADGTRGVDFITIDGGEGGTGAAPLIFSDSVAFPFRVAFTEVYRIFAARGLTDRVTWIGSGKLGLPDNALVAFALGVDMVNVAREAMLAIGCIQAQKCHLDTCPAGVATQNPWLAAGLDPQEKSQRLVGYVQTLRRDLIKVSEAAGVPHPALLSPDDVALVEQTRSQTPLREIYGYERGWGVPGEEIRAEITRIMVDEDSSRADEDHLVQHEPLPQDDVDTTH is encoded by the coding sequence ATGAATTCGAAGACCCTCGCCGCCGCGGCGGCCGCCCTGGGCGTGGCCGGCGTCGCCGTCCGCGACCTCACCCAGAAGCAGCACGCCCTCCGCCACAACTTCCCGGTCCTCGCCCGCGCCCGCTGGGCGCTCGAGACCATCGGCCCCGAGCTGCGCCAGTACATCGTGGCGGCGAACAACGAGGAGCGCCCCTTCAGCCGCGACCAGCGCCGATGGGTGTACACCTCCTCGAAGGGCAAGAACAACTACTACGGCTTCGGCACGGACAACGACGTCGAGCACACGTCCTATGCCGTGGTCAAGCACCGCACGTTCTCCGACGTCGCCCCCATGTCCGCCCTCGCGCTGGACCCGGGCAAGGCCCTGCCCAGCGCGAAGGTGCTCGGCGGCCCGCGCGGCCGGCGCCATGCGTTCCGCCCGAACTCGGTCGTGAACGTGTCGGCCATGTCCTTCGGCTCCCTCAGCCCGCAGGCGATCACCGCGCTCAACAAGGGTGCGGCCCTGGGCGGGTTCATGCACAACACCGGCGAGGGCGGCCTGTCCGACCACCACCGACAGGGCGGCGACCTCATGCTGCAGATCGGCACCGGGTACTTCGGCTGCCGCGACGCCCACGGCAACTTCGACATGGAGAAGCTGGCGGCCGTCGTCGAGTCCGCCCCCGTGCGCGCGCTCGAGATCAAGCTCAGCCAGGGCGCCAAGCCGGGTCTCGGCGGGCACCTGCCCGGCGCGAAGGTGAACGCGGAGATCGCCCGGATCCGCGGCGTCGAGGAGGGCAAGGACGTCGCCAGCCCGTCGCGCCACTCGGAGTTCAGCACGGTGGACGAGATGCTCGACTTCGTCGAGCGCGTCGCCGAGCGCACCGGCCTGCCCGTCGGAATCAAGTCCGCCGTGGGCGACCTCGGCTTCTGGCACGAGCTCGCCGACGCGATGGCCGACGGCACCCGCGGCGTCGACTTCATCACCATCGACGGCGGCGAGGGCGGCACCGGCGCCGCCCCGCTGATCTTCTCCGACTCGGTGGCGTTCCCGTTCCGCGTGGCCTTCACCGAGGTCTACAGGATCTTCGCCGCCCGCGGCCTCACCGACCGCGTGACCTGGATCGGCTCCGGCAAGCTCGGACTGCCGGACAACGCCCTGGTCGCGTTCGCCCTCGGTGTGGACATGGTCAACGTGGCCCGCGAGGCGATGCTCGCGATCGGCTGCATCCAGGCTCAGAAGTGCCACCTGGACACCTGCCCGGCGGGTGTCGCCACCCAGAACCCCTGGCTCGCCGCCGGGCTGGATCCGCAGGAGAAGTCCCAGCGCCTGGTCGGCTACGTCCAGACGCTGCGCCGCGACCTGATCAAGGTCTCCGAGGCGGCCGGGGTGCCCCATCCCGCCCTCCTCTCCCCCGACGACGTGGCCCTCGTGGAGCAGACCCGGTCCCAGACCCCGCTGCGCGAGATCTACGGCTACGAGCGCGGCTGGGGCGTGCCCGGAGAGGAGATCCGGGCGGAGATCACCCGGATCATGGTCGACGAGGACTCGTCCCGGGCGGACGAGGACCATCTCGTGCAGCACGAGCCGCTCCCCCAGGACGACGTCGACACGACGCACTGA
- a CDS encoding DUF3054 domain-containing protein produces the protein MSTTPLPQDSSPAAHPSDRRRGSAPWVAFALDAALVVLFVALGQREHATDRGGLALVTAAAPFLLAWVAGTALAGGPRTWARVWPQGVVVWAVTVAAGMGLRVLWGLGGAPVPFVLVASAVLAVFLLGRRWASTLLAHRATDRASRAS, from the coding sequence ATGAGCACCACTCCTCTTCCGCAGGACTCCTCCCCCGCCGCCCACCCGTCCGACCGACGGCGGGGTTCCGCACCATGGGTCGCCTTCGCGCTCGACGCCGCCCTGGTCGTCCTCTTCGTCGCGCTCGGGCAGCGCGAGCACGCGACCGATCGCGGCGGCCTCGCCCTGGTGACGGCCGCCGCCCCCTTCCTCCTGGCCTGGGTCGCGGGAACGGCCCTCGCCGGCGGCCCCCGGACCTGGGCCCGCGTCTGGCCGCAGGGCGTCGTCGTCTGGGCGGTGACCGTCGCGGCGGGGATGGGGCTGCGCGTGCTGTGGGGCCTCGGAGGGGCCCCGGTCCCGTTCGTGCTCGTGGCCTCCGCCGTCCTCGCCGTCTTCCTGTTGGGCCGCCGGTGGGCCTCGACGCTTCTCGCCCACCGGGCGACGGATCGCGCGAGCCGGGCCTCATGA
- a CDS encoding Lrp/AsnC family transcriptional regulator: protein MVTAIVMITTDKSTIPETAQAIASLEGVSSVYSVTGAWDLVAMVKLKRYEDLADVIADQLSKVDGIEDTETMLAFRTYSTEDLEEGWALGFDG, encoded by the coding sequence ATGGTGACCGCCATCGTCATGATCACGACCGACAAGTCCACCATCCCGGAGACGGCCCAGGCCATCGCGTCCCTGGAGGGCGTGAGCTCCGTGTACTCGGTGACGGGCGCGTGGGACCTGGTGGCCATGGTCAAGCTGAAGCGCTACGAGGACCTGGCGGACGTCATCGCGGACCAGCTGTCCAAGGTGGACGGGATCGAGGACACCGAGACCATGCTGGCGTTCCGCACCTATTCCACGGAAGACCTCGAGGAGGGGTGGGCGCTGGGCTTCGACGGCTGA